A DNA window from Fusobacteriaceae bacterium contains the following coding sequences:
- a CDS encoding IS630 family transposase, with product ESKHIKINMLSALSNRGKLRFMLYKDNMNSDKLIDFMRRLVHESKKKVFLILDNLRVHHSTKVAKWLEKHKAEIEVFYLPPYAPEYNPDELLNSDLKRGIGKCSSPNSEEELEHNVRSHLKSVQLLPEKIKGFFGSKTTSYAA from the coding sequence CAGAATCAAAGCACATCAAAATCAATATGCTGTCAGCCCTTTCTAATAGAGGGAAGCTGAGATTCATGCTTTACAAAGACAATATGAACAGCGACAAGCTAATTGATTTTATGCGTCGCTTGGTTCACGAAAGTAAGAAAAAAGTGTTCTTGATTCTGGACAATTTACGTGTCCACCATTCTACAAAGGTCGCCAAGTGGCTCGAAAAGCACAAGGCAGAGATCGAAGTATTTTACTTGCCGCCGTATGCTCCAGAATACAACCCGGACGAACTCCTCAACAGTGATTTGAAGCGAGGAATTGGCAAGTGTTCAAGTCCAAATTCCGAGGAAGAACTAGAGCATAACGTGCGTTCACACTTGAAATCCGTGCAGCTACTTCCCGAAAAGATCAAAGGGTTTTTCGGTTCAAAGACTACCAGTTACGCTGCATAA
- a CDS encoding DUF4160 domain-containing protein: protein MPTLSVFFGIIITMYREIGGKHNLPHFHAQYQDFEAAVSFDGEVLEGALPPNKLKLVLAWTEIHKEDLKANWILLEKGIQTFRIEPLR from the coding sequence ATGCCGACACTAAGCGTATTTTTTGGAATAATCATCACTATGTATAGGGAAATAGGCGGAAAACACAATCTGCCACACTTTCATGCCCAATACCAAGATTTTGAAGCGGCGGTATCTTTTGATGGAGAAGTACTTGAGGGTGCGCTTCCTCCCAATAAATTGAAATTGGTTTTAGCTTGGACAGAAATCCATAAAGAAGATTTAAAAGCAAATTGGATTTTATTGGAAAAAGGAATTCAGACATTCCGCATTGAACCGCTCAGGTAA
- a CDS encoding DUF2442 domain-containing protein yields the protein MLQPKILSASPLDQFRLYLVYENGENRIFDVSPYISGEWFGRLADRQYFKTAHLNGVTVEWADGQDIAPHELYELSKLVEVKATT from the coding sequence ATGTTACAACCAAAAATATTATCCGCCAGTCCCCTTGATCAATTCAGACTGTATCTGGTTTATGAAAACGGGGAAAACCGGATTTTTGATGTATCCCCGTATATTTCCGGCGAATGGTTTGGACGACTTGCAGATCGGCAGTATTTTAAAACTGCACACTTAAACGGCGTGACGGTGGAGTGGGCCGACGGACAGGATATTGCTCCCCATGAGTTGTACGAATTGTCTAAGCTTGTAGAAGTCAAGGCTACCACATGA